One Methylobacterium sp. 77 DNA window includes the following coding sequences:
- the pqqA gene encoding pyrroloquinoline quinone precursor peptide PqqA: MTWAAPVVSEICVGMEVTSYESAEIDTFN; this comes from the coding sequence ATGACCTGGGCTGCCCCCGTCGTTTCCGAGATCTGTGTCGGCATGGAAGTCACCAGCTACGAGTCGGCTGAGATCGATACCTTCAACTGA
- the pqqB gene encoding pyrroloquinoline quinone biosynthesis protein PqqB yields MHVVILGSAAGGGLPQWNCRCPICSLAREDSSRVRPRTQSSIAVSPDGERWLLVNASPDIRQQLFDNPAMHPREGLRHSPIHAVLLTNGDVDHVAGLLTLREGQPYTLYATSGILDSVNANRVFDVMAADVVTREKIALDRAFEPVPGLTVTLFAVPGKVPLWLEDETMEIGAETETTVGAMIEAGGHRLAYIPGCARVTDGLKQRIAGVDALLFDGTVLLDDDMIRAGVGVKTGWRMGHVPMTGEGGSIAALADVEIGRRVFVHINNTNPVLVEDSAERRQVEAEGWTVAHDGLALAL; encoded by the coding sequence ATGCATGTCGTGATTCTCGGTTCGGCCGCGGGCGGCGGCCTTCCCCAGTGGAACTGCCGCTGCCCCATCTGCTCCCTCGCCCGCGAGGATTCGTCCCGCGTGCGTCCGCGGACCCAGTCGAGCATCGCCGTGTCGCCCGATGGCGAACGCTGGCTCCTGGTGAACGCGTCGCCTGACATCCGGCAGCAACTCTTCGACAATCCGGCGATGCATCCGCGCGAGGGCCTGCGCCATTCGCCGATCCACGCCGTTCTCCTCACCAACGGCGATGTCGACCACGTGGCCGGGCTGCTGACCCTGCGCGAGGGCCAGCCCTACACGCTCTACGCCACATCCGGCATCCTCGATTCGGTCAACGCCAACCGGGTCTTCGACGTGATGGCGGCCGACGTGGTCACGCGCGAGAAGATCGCCCTGGACCGCGCCTTCGAGCCAGTGCCGGGCCTGACGGTCACGCTGTTCGCGGTGCCGGGCAAGGTGCCGCTTTGGCTCGAGGACGAGACCATGGAGATCGGCGCCGAGACCGAGACCACGGTCGGCGCGATGATCGAGGCGGGCGGGCATCGCCTCGCCTACATTCCCGGCTGCGCCCGCGTGACCGACGGGCTGAAGCAGCGCATCGCGGGCGTCGATGCGCTTCTGTTCGACGGGACCGTGCTGCTCGACGACGACATGATCCGCGCCGGGGTCGGCGTGAAGACCGGATGGCGGATGGGCCACGTGCCGATGACCGGCGAGGGCGGATCGATCGCGGCGCTCGCCGACGTGGAGATCGGCCGCCGGGTCTTCGTCCACATCAACAACACCAACCCGGTGCTGGTGGAGGATTCCGCCGAACGGCGACAGGTGGAAGCCGAGGGCTGGACCGTCGCCCATGACGGGTTGGCCCTGGCACTGTAG
- the pqqC gene encoding pyrroloquinoline-quinone synthase PqqC — protein sequence MTAPFPTPKSDESQRLLSPDELEAALRDIGARRYHNLHPFHRLLHDGKLNKDQVRAWALNRYYYQAMIPVKDAAVLARMEDASLRRVWRQRIVDHDGDAPGDGGIERWLKLAEGVGFRRDYVESTQGILSATRFSVDAYVHFVKERSLLEAIASSLTEMFSPTIISERVAGMLKNYDFITKDTLAYFEKRLTQAPRDAEFAIDYVKQHATTPELQRQAMAALTFKCTVLWTQLDALYFSYVAPGMTPPDAWTPGTGLVAEVAQAAGTGTIRSGDVPRLPRGVRLRHDEVRGQHVLLAPERTFDLDANAVAVLSLVDGSRSVRDIAVTLAETFAADPDVIEADVLAMLNDLATKRVLER from the coding sequence ATGACCGCGCCTTTCCCGACGCCCAAGTCCGACGAGTCCCAGCGCCTGCTCAGCCCCGACGAGCTCGAGGCGGCGCTTCGCGACATCGGCGCGCGGCGCTACCACAACCTGCATCCGTTCCACCGCCTGCTGCATGACGGCAAGCTGAACAAGGATCAGGTCCGGGCCTGGGCGCTCAACCGCTACTATTACCAGGCGATGATCCCGGTGAAGGACGCCGCCGTCCTCGCCCGGATGGAGGACGCCTCCCTGCGCCGCGTCTGGCGCCAGCGCATCGTCGACCATGACGGCGACGCGCCCGGCGACGGCGGCATCGAGCGCTGGCTCAAGCTCGCCGAAGGCGTCGGCTTCCGCCGCGACTACGTGGAATCGACGCAGGGCATCCTGTCGGCGACGCGCTTCTCGGTGGATGCCTACGTCCATTTCGTGAAGGAGCGCTCGCTGCTCGAGGCCATCGCCTCCTCGCTCACCGAGATGTTCTCGCCGACCATCATCTCCGAGCGCGTGGCCGGGATGCTGAAGAACTACGACTTCATCACCAAGGACACGCTGGCCTATTTCGAGAAGCGCCTGACCCAGGCGCCGCGCGATGCGGAATTCGCCATCGATTACGTCAAGCAGCACGCCACCACGCCGGAGCTGCAGCGCCAGGCCATGGCCGCGCTGACCTTCAAATGCACCGTGCTCTGGACGCAGCTCGACGCCCTCTACTTCTCCTACGTCGCACCGGGCATGACCCCGCCGGATGCCTGGACGCCCGGAACCGGCCTCGTCGCCGAGGTGGCGCAGGCCGCCGGCACCGGCACGATCCGATCGGGCGACGTGCCCCGCCTGCCCCGCGGCGTACGCCTGCGCCACGACGAGGTTCGCGGCCAGCACGTGCTGCTGGCGCCCGAGCGCACCTTCGACCTCGATGCCAACGCCGTGGCGGTCCTGTCGCTGGTGGACGGATCGCGCAGCGTGCGCGACATCGCGGTGACACTCGCGGAGACCTTCGCAGCCGACCCGGACGTGATCGAGGCCGACGTCCTGGCGATGCTCAACGACCTCGCCACGAAACGGGTTCTGGAGCGATGA
- the pqqE gene encoding pyrroloquinoline quinone biosynthesis protein PqqE, with translation MNAITPNTPSLPAPVGLLAELTHRCPLRCPYCSNPLELDRRSGELDTATWQRVLTEAAGLGVLHVHLSGGEPTARNDIVEITKTCADLGLYSNLITSGVGGALQKLDALYDAGLDHVQLSVQGVDAANAEKIGGLKNAQPQKLAFAERVTQLGLPLTLNSVIHRGNIHEVEGFIDLAVKLGAKRLEVAHTQYYGWAYVNRAALMPDKAQVDHSIRIVEAARERLKGQLVIDLVVPDYYAKYPKACAGGWGRKLMNVTPAGKVLPCHAAETIKHLEFWYVADHSLADIWANSPAFTAYRGTDWMKEPCRSCDRREKDWGGCRCQALALAGDAAATDPACSLSPLHAKVRDLAKEEAAESPPDYVYRTIGSNVDRVAPPPLKEDAPL, from the coding sequence ATGAACGCCATCACGCCGAATACCCCCTCCCTGCCGGCTCCGGTCGGGCTCCTCGCCGAGCTGACCCATCGCTGCCCCCTGCGCTGTCCCTATTGCTCGAACCCGCTCGAACTCGACCGGCGCTCGGGCGAACTCGACACGGCAACGTGGCAGCGCGTGCTGACGGAGGCGGCGGGTCTCGGCGTGCTGCATGTCCACCTCTCCGGCGGCGAGCCGACAGCGCGCAACGACATCGTCGAGATCACGAAGACCTGCGCGGATCTCGGCCTGTACTCGAACCTCATCACCTCCGGGGTCGGCGGCGCGTTGCAGAAGCTCGACGCGCTCTACGATGCCGGGCTCGACCACGTGCAGCTCTCGGTCCAGGGCGTCGATGCGGCCAATGCCGAGAAGATCGGCGGGCTGAAGAACGCACAGCCGCAGAAACTGGCCTTCGCCGAGCGGGTGACGCAGCTCGGCCTGCCGCTGACCCTCAATTCGGTGATCCATCGCGGCAACATTCACGAGGTCGAGGGCTTCATCGATCTCGCGGTGAAGCTCGGCGCCAAGCGCCTTGAGGTCGCCCACACCCAGTATTACGGCTGGGCCTACGTGAACCGCGCCGCGCTGATGCCGGACAAGGCCCAGGTCGACCACTCGATCAGGATCGTCGAGGCGGCGCGCGAGCGGCTGAAGGGCCAGCTCGTCATCGATCTCGTCGTGCCGGATTACTACGCGAAATACCCCAAGGCCTGCGCCGGCGGCTGGGGACGCAAGCTGATGAACGTCACCCCGGCCGGCAAGGTCCTGCCCTGCCACGCCGCCGAGACCATCAAGCATCTCGAATTCTGGTACGTCGCCGACCATTCGCTGGCCGACATCTGGGCGAATTCTCCAGCCTTCACCGCCTATCGCGGGACGGACTGGATGAAGGAGCCCTGCCGCTCCTGCGACCGGCGCGAGAAGGATTGGGGCGGCTGCCGCTGCCAGGCCCTGGCCCTCGCCGGCGATGCCGCCGCCACCGACCCGGCCTGCTCGCTCTCCCCGCTCCATGCGAAGGTACGGGATCTGGCCAAGGAAGAAGCGGCCGAGTCGCCGCCCGACTATGTCTACCGGACGATCGGCAGCAACGTGGACCGCGTCGCGCCGCCGCCCCTGAAAGAGGATGCTCCCCTGTGA
- the folP gene encoding dihydropteroate synthase codes for MPSSPPILKTLLPGIGQRVLVMGILNVTPDSFSDGGRFEGVEAALSQGHALVAEGAALVDIGGESTRPGHSPVTAEEEQRRILPVIRDLAPRLAVPISVDTYKAATADVALKAGARIVNDVWGLQREPDIASVAAAHGAPVMVMHNREVIDPAIDIVADMLRFFERSLDIARRAGIPDGDIVLDPGIGFGKSWAQHLEALRRLPELKALGFPILVGVSRKSMLGRLHDAETRPVDRLYGSLSSHVLAATLGADIVRVHDVAPHVDALRVVDAVMRTDSRPIPS; via the coding sequence GTGCCGTCCTCCCCCCCGATCCTGAAAACCCTCCTGCCCGGAATCGGGCAGCGCGTGCTCGTGATGGGCATCCTCAACGTCACCCCGGATTCCTTCTCGGATGGGGGGCGTTTCGAGGGCGTCGAGGCCGCCCTGTCGCAAGGCCATGCCCTCGTGGCGGAGGGGGCCGCCCTCGTCGATATCGGCGGGGAATCGACGCGGCCCGGCCATTCTCCGGTGACGGCCGAGGAGGAACAGCGCCGCATCCTCCCCGTCATCCGCGATCTCGCGCCACGCCTCGCCGTCCCGATCTCGGTGGACACCTACAAGGCCGCCACCGCCGATGTGGCGCTGAAGGCGGGTGCCCGCATCGTCAACGACGTCTGGGGCCTGCAGCGCGAGCCCGACATCGCCAGCGTGGCCGCCGCCCACGGCGCGCCGGTCATGGTGATGCATAACCGCGAGGTCATCGACCCCGCCATCGACATCGTCGCCGACATGCTGCGCTTCTTCGAGCGCTCCCTCGACATCGCCCGCCGCGCCGGCATCCCGGACGGGGACATCGTCCTCGATCCGGGAATCGGCTTCGGCAAAAGCTGGGCCCAGCATCTCGAAGCCCTGCGGCGTCTGCCGGAACTCAAGGCGCTCGGCTTTCCCATCCTCGTCGGCGTCTCGCGAAAATCGATGCTCGGGCGCCTGCACGATGCCGAGACGCGGCCGGTGGATCGGCTGTACGGCTCGCTCTCGAGCCATGTCCTCGCCGCGACTTTGGGGGCCGACATCGTCCGCGTCCACGACGTGGCGCCCCATGTGGACGCCCTTCGCGTGGTCGATGCCGTGATGCGGACAGATTCGAGACCGATCCCATCATGA
- the folB gene encoding dihydroneopterin aldolase: protein MTDRILVERIAVFAYHGLLEEEARIGQRFYISLDCRTDLRPAGLSDDMARTVSYADLTEIAVRIATTRRFALIEALAEAIAAEILDRFEGVDSVVVRVDKPSAPVPAVIDGVAISILRSRTGASR from the coding sequence ATGACCGACCGCATCCTCGTCGAGCGCATCGCCGTCTTCGCCTATCACGGGCTCCTCGAGGAGGAAGCGCGGATCGGCCAGCGCTTCTACATCTCCCTCGATTGCCGGACCGACCTGCGCCCCGCCGGCCTGTCGGACGACATGGCCAGAACGGTGAGCTATGCCGACCTCACCGAGATCGCGGTGCGCATCGCCACCACCCGGCGCTTCGCCCTGATCGAAGCCCTGGCCGAGGCCATCGCGGCCGAGATCCTCGACCGGTTCGAGGGCGTGGACAGCGTCGTCGTGCGCGTCGACAAGCCGAGCGCCCCCGTGCCGGCAGTCATCGACGGCGTCGCCATCTCGATCCTGCGCAGCCGTACCGGAGCCTCGCGATGA
- the folK gene encoding 2-amino-4-hydroxy-6-hydroxymethyldihydropteridine diphosphokinase, giving the protein MTTAYLGLGSNIGDKAATIAEAIRRIAASPGIRLTARSSDYRTPPWGDTDQDWFLNAAVAVDTDLTPHDLLETGLSIETAMGRVRERRWGPRVIDIDVLSYEGAAISDERLVLPHRFVRERAFVLVPLAEIAPDLVIGPETVTQALSKLDTAGIVRD; this is encoded by the coding sequence ATGACGACGGCTTATCTCGGTCTCGGCAGCAATATCGGCGACAAGGCCGCGACCATCGCCGAGGCTATCCGGCGGATCGCGGCGAGTCCCGGCATCCGGCTCACGGCCCGGTCGAGCGACTATCGCACGCCGCCCTGGGGCGATACCGACCAGGATTGGTTCCTCAACGCGGCGGTCGCCGTCGATACCGACCTGACGCCGCACGACCTGCTGGAGACCGGCCTGTCCATCGAGACCGCCATGGGCCGGGTGCGCGAGCGGCGCTGGGGGCCGCGCGTCATCGACATCGACGTGCTCTCCTACGAAGGCGCGGCGATTTCCGACGAGCGCCTCGTCCTGCCGCACCGTTTCGTGCGCGAGCGCGCCTTCGTCCTGGTTCCCCTGGCCGAGATCGCACCGGACCTGGTGATCGGGCCGGAGACCGTGACGCAGGCGCTGTCGAAGCTTGATACGGCCGGCATCGTCCGGGACTGA
- a CDS encoding L,D-transpeptidase family protein has product MGRRRIGLIVAALFAAAAIGIVAVDRAQIGRVAPDLVAETERADRVLVEKSARRLTLLREGRVLATYPVSLGFSPIGHKQREGDGRTPEGLYAIAYRNPLSVAHLSLKVSYPNEADARSARDGGYEPGGDIMIHGIMNGFSWLGTLHRLRDWTSGCVGVANGEMDDIYARVDVGTPVELRP; this is encoded by the coding sequence ATGGGGCGACGACGGATCGGTCTCATCGTCGCGGCCCTCTTCGCAGCCGCCGCGATCGGCATCGTCGCCGTCGATCGCGCCCAGATCGGCCGCGTCGCCCCCGATCTCGTCGCCGAGACCGAGCGGGCCGACCGCGTCCTCGTGGAGAAATCCGCCCGGCGCCTGACCCTGCTGCGCGAGGGGCGCGTATTGGCGACCTATCCGGTCTCCCTCGGGTTCTCCCCCATCGGCCACAAGCAGCGGGAAGGGGACGGGCGCACGCCGGAGGGGCTCTACGCCATCGCCTACCGCAACCCTCTCAGCGTGGCCCATCTCTCCCTGAAAGTGTCCTACCCGAACGAGGCCGACGCGCGATCGGCCCGCGACGGCGGCTACGAGCCGGGCGGCGACATCATGATCCACGGGATCATGAACGGCTTCTCCTGGCTCGGCACCCTGCACCGGCTGAGGGACTGGACCAGCGGCTGCGTCGGTGTCGCCAATGGCGAGATGGACGACATCTACGCGCGGGTCGATGTGGGCACCCCGGTGGAGCTTCGCCCCTGA
- the xoxJ gene encoding rare earth element methanol dehydrogenase accessory protein XoxJ has translation MARSGSFTTTLCALLLISAGARPALSQSLPDLVTTDVLRVCGDPGNMPFSERKEDGFENKIAAIIADELKVKVRYYWLTQGPGFVRNTLGTGLCDIIIGSAAGGDLVQHSNPYYRSAYTLVTRQGEFDGVTRIDDPRLKGKAIGVIGGTPPVNRMGEVGLVSTMKAYAPYQLDPARKHQTVSAEIIADLAEKRIDAAILWGPAAGWLAKQSGVPMSVVPLLQEPDRPPLTFRIALGVRMEENDWKRSLNTILRKRKADIEKVLRDFDVPLLEDEGNTLLEPSAR, from the coding sequence ATGGCTCGCTCCGGTTCCTTCACCACGACGCTGTGCGCGCTCCTGCTGATCTCGGCAGGGGCGCGCCCCGCTTTGTCGCAATCGCTCCCCGATCTCGTCACCACGGACGTCCTGCGCGTCTGCGGAGATCCCGGCAACATGCCGTTCTCCGAGCGCAAGGAAGACGGGTTCGAGAACAAGATCGCCGCGATCATCGCCGATGAGCTGAAGGTCAAGGTCCGCTATTACTGGCTGACCCAAGGGCCCGGCTTCGTCCGCAACACCCTCGGCACCGGTCTGTGCGACATCATCATCGGCTCGGCCGCCGGCGGCGACCTCGTCCAGCACTCGAACCCCTATTACCGCTCGGCTTATACGCTGGTCACCCGGCAGGGCGAGTTCGACGGCGTGACCCGGATCGACGATCCCAGGCTCAAGGGCAAGGCGATCGGCGTCATCGGCGGCACGCCCCCGGTGAACCGGATGGGGGAGGTCGGCCTCGTCAGCACGATGAAGGCCTACGCGCCCTACCAGCTCGATCCGGCGCGCAAGCACCAGACCGTCTCGGCCGAAATCATCGCGGATCTCGCCGAGAAGCGCATCGACGCCGCGATCCTGTGGGGACCCGCCGCCGGCTGGCTCGCCAAGCAGAGCGGCGTGCCGATGAGCGTCGTGCCGCTGTTGCAGGAGCCTGACCGTCCCCCGCTCACCTTCCGCATCGCGCTCGGCGTGCGGATGGAGGAGAACGACTGGAAGCGCAGCCTCAATACGATCCTGCGCAAGCGCAAGGCCGATATCGAGAAGGTCCTCCGGGATTTCGACGTCCCGCTGCTCGAGGACGAGGGCAATACGCTGCTGGAGCCGTCGGCGCGTTAG
- a CDS encoding c-type cytochrome, methanol metabolism-related, which translates to MQYESKAAIRPLVAALVLALASTVAVRAEDAKPAADPAVANQLDPNAPEKDAKLIDKYQAVKVEDGKYFDKDGAPTYHITNDGKKFDWYAYSGYRRYHAECHVCHGPDAMGSTYAPALKDSLKRISYEEFIGIIAGGKQDISSSGTNVMPAFGDNKNVMCYADDLYTYLKARASGAMPRVRPTDKEEKPEGAKKSEKECLGG; encoded by the coding sequence TTGCAGTACGAAAGCAAAGCCGCCATCCGTCCGCTTGTGGCCGCCCTCGTCTTGGCCCTTGCCTCCACCGTTGCCGTCCGGGCGGAAGACGCCAAGCCTGCTGCCGATCCTGCAGTGGCCAATCAGCTCGACCCGAATGCTCCTGAAAAGGACGCCAAGCTGATCGACAAGTATCAGGCGGTGAAGGTCGAAGACGGCAAGTATTTCGACAAGGATGGCGCCCCGACCTACCACATCACCAATGACGGGAAGAAGTTCGACTGGTATGCCTATTCCGGCTACCGCCGCTATCACGCCGAATGCCACGTCTGCCACGGCCCCGACGCCATGGGATCGACCTACGCGCCCGCTCTCAAGGACTCGCTCAAGCGCATCTCCTACGAGGAGTTCATCGGCATCATCGCCGGCGGCAAGCAGGACATCAGCTCGAGCGGCACCAACGTGATGCCCGCCTTCGGCGATAACAAGAACGTCATGTGCTACGCCGACGATCTCTACACCTATCTGAAGGCCCGTGCCTCCGGTGCGATGCCGCGCGTGCGCCCGACCGACAAGGAAGAGAAGCCCGAAGGGGCCAAGAAGTCCGAGAAGGAATGCCTGGGCGGCTGA